A region of Streptomyces sp. TG1A-60 DNA encodes the following proteins:
- a CDS encoding xylan 1,4-beta-xylosidase: MGRHGWNSGEGRWRLTALLGVGAAALALIVTLLNTLPGNGGSTAGTSPDGDKVHGTPASPPPTTGPDVGWGFTHTQFSADEGSEAAVERVEKRLGEQPLPQIQHIMGWGADNPEPVKGRYDFEEMDRRIDFVRATGGTPVVTLCCAPDWMKGGRSGSTDWSRTALETAPEPDHFADYAALAATVARRYPDVRHFIVWNEFKGFWNDAEARWDYEGYTELYNLVHKALKKVDKDIMVGGPYLVMDSLDPRQEQDASTALKGPWGAMDQRVLDAFDYWNENKAGADFVVVDGSSYTKDDDLVPDEFAATEKFTAVGRWVRGRAGDLPLWWAEYYVEPADGDDNRHGWSENRRVAVHASGLIGMARGGATSGFYWNPEEERGPECPGCLWTPTDPKDGGRQLPMYGLLSRFAEEFPPGTRYETVSVADDDKPNVRVLADDEAVLVVNTLDREISADIDGEKFDMGAYEVKWLKR, translated from the coding sequence ATGGGACGTCATGGGTGGAATTCGGGGGAGGGGCGGTGGCGGCTCACCGCGCTCCTCGGCGTGGGGGCCGCCGCTCTGGCCCTGATCGTGACCCTGCTCAACACGCTTCCCGGGAACGGCGGCAGCACCGCCGGCACCTCGCCCGACGGCGACAAGGTGCACGGCACGCCCGCGTCCCCGCCGCCCACCACCGGACCCGACGTCGGCTGGGGCTTCACCCACACCCAGTTCAGCGCCGACGAGGGCAGCGAGGCCGCCGTCGAGCGGGTCGAGAAGCGTCTCGGTGAGCAGCCCCTGCCGCAGATCCAGCACATCATGGGCTGGGGCGCCGACAACCCCGAACCCGTCAAGGGGCGTTACGACTTCGAGGAGATGGACCGGCGCATCGACTTCGTCCGCGCCACCGGCGGTACCCCCGTGGTCACCCTGTGCTGCGCGCCCGACTGGATGAAGGGCGGCAGGTCCGGCAGCACCGACTGGAGCCGGACAGCGCTGGAGACGGCGCCCGAGCCCGATCACTTCGCGGACTACGCCGCCCTCGCCGCGACCGTCGCCAGGCGCTACCCCGACGTACGGCACTTCATCGTCTGGAACGAGTTCAAGGGGTTCTGGAACGACGCGGAGGCCCGCTGGGACTACGAGGGGTACACCGAGCTGTACAACCTCGTCCACAAGGCCCTGAAGAAGGTCGACAAGGACATCATGGTCGGCGGGCCCTACCTGGTCATGGACAGCCTCGACCCGCGCCAGGAGCAGGACGCGTCGACGGCTCTGAAGGGGCCGTGGGGGGCCATGGACCAGCGGGTCCTCGACGCCTTCGACTACTGGAACGAGAACAAGGCCGGCGCGGACTTCGTGGTGGTGGACGGGTCCAGCTACACCAAGGACGACGACCTGGTCCCCGACGAGTTCGCGGCCACCGAGAAGTTCACGGCGGTCGGTCGCTGGGTGCGGGGGCGGGCCGGTGATCTGCCGCTCTGGTGGGCCGAGTACTACGTGGAGCCGGCCGACGGCGACGACAACCGCCATGGCTGGTCCGAGAACCGCCGCGTCGCCGTCCACGCCTCCGGGCTGATCGGCATGGCGCGTGGGGGAGCGACCTCCGGGTTCTACTGGAACCCGGAGGAGGAGAGGGGGCCTGAATGTCCTGGGTGTCTGTGGACTCCCACGGACCCGAAGGACGGCGGCCGGCAGTTGCCCATGTACGGCCTGCTGTCCCGGTTCGCCGAGGAGTTCCCGCCGGGGACGCGGTACGAGACGGTGTCCGTGGCCGATGACGACAAGCCCAACGTCCGGGTGCTGGCCGACGACGAGGCGGTGCTCGTCGTCAACACCCTCGACCGCGAGATCAGCGCGGACATCGACGGCGAGAAGTTCGACATGGGCGCGTACGAGGTGAAGTGGCTCAAGAGGTGA
- a CDS encoding GNAT family N-acetyltransferase produces MTLTVRDLRAADRADAGAFANIRRHALPFMVDTAESLLHDVAHAPPEAHHQQLVAEADGEVIGTARVYVAYDSPVPGQGNVNVYVHPERLRRGAGGALVRAAEERLTAVGATRLLSWVLDTPENRAFAERRGYTASRSAHFLRLDLAHGTLPPRRTPPEGVELRTAADFADDPRPLFDLDAETTADEPNDVGAELDDYEQWLVETFRHPLLDRALSTVVVVEGAPVAFTAVRTDGRDRYFTGMTGTARAFRGRGLAKLAKNDSLHRARAAGYAEAFTGNDSDNGPMLAVNKWFGYEVCATEVRYVREAG; encoded by the coding sequence ATGACATTGACCGTGCGCGACCTCCGCGCCGCCGACCGGGCGGACGCCGGGGCCTTCGCCAACATACGACGGCATGCCCTCCCCTTCATGGTCGACACCGCCGAGTCCCTGCTCCACGACGTCGCGCACGCGCCGCCCGAAGCCCACCACCAGCAGCTGGTCGCCGAGGCGGACGGCGAGGTGATCGGCACCGCGCGGGTGTACGTGGCCTACGACAGCCCCGTACCGGGGCAGGGCAATGTCAACGTCTACGTGCATCCGGAGCGGCTGCGCCGGGGCGCGGGCGGTGCGCTGGTGCGCGCCGCCGAGGAGCGACTGACGGCGGTGGGGGCGACGCGGTTGCTGTCGTGGGTGCTGGACACCCCGGAGAACCGCGCGTTCGCCGAGCGGCGCGGCTACACGGCCAGCCGCTCCGCCCACTTCCTCCGCCTGGACCTGGCCCACGGCACCCTTCCCCCGCGCCGGACCCCTCCCGAAGGTGTGGAACTGCGCACGGCCGCCGACTTCGCCGACGACCCGCGCCCCCTGTTCGACCTGGACGCGGAGACCACGGCGGACGAACCGAACGACGTCGGCGCCGAGCTGGACGACTACGAGCAGTGGCTCGTGGAGACCTTTCGCCACCCGTTGCTGGACCGCGCCCTGAGCACGGTGGTCGTCGTGGAGGGCGCGCCCGTCGCGTTCACGGCGGTCCGTACGGACGGCCGGGACCGGTACTTCACGGGGATGACGGGCACCGCCCGCGCCTTCCGGGGCCGGGGCCTGGCCAAGCTCGCCAAGAACGACTCCCTGCACCGCGCCCGCGCCGCCGGCTACGCGGAGGCGTTCACGGGCAACGACAGCGACAACGGTCCGATGCTCGCGGTCAACAAGTGGTTCGGGTACGAGGTGTGTGCGACGGAGGTGCGGTATGTCCGCGAAGCCGGCTGA
- a CDS encoding DUF402 domain-containing protein, giving the protein MSAKPAEPGEALNDVDVVLLKAGRTKIRYPARLLSDDGDRIAVHASWATDGVRDFGFVRFGPGDVFTEYYWRDRWYAVKEVRDARGGLKGWYCDITRPVVLLGGELVVEDLDLDLWRSADGTTVLRLDEHEFAQSGLAESDPQAAAAALAALDELELLARQGGFTTLPS; this is encoded by the coding sequence ATGTCCGCGAAGCCGGCTGAGCCCGGCGAGGCGCTGAACGACGTGGACGTGGTCCTGCTCAAGGCGGGCCGTACGAAGATCCGTTACCCCGCGCGACTGTTGAGCGACGACGGCGACCGGATCGCGGTCCACGCCTCCTGGGCGACCGACGGTGTACGGGACTTCGGTTTCGTCCGGTTCGGGCCCGGCGACGTCTTCACCGAGTACTACTGGCGCGACCGGTGGTACGCCGTGAAGGAGGTCCGTGACGCGCGGGGCGGGCTGAAGGGCTGGTACTGCGACATCACGCGTCCGGTCGTGCTCCTGGGCGGGGAGCTCGTCGTCGAGGACCTCGACCTGGATCTGTGGCGCTCCGCCGACGGCACCACCGTACTGCGGCTGGACGAGCACGAGTTCGCACAGAGCGGCCTCGCCGAGAGCGACCCACAGGCCGCGGCGGCGGCGCTGGCCGCGCTGGACGAGCTCGAACTCCTCGCCCGGCAGGGCGGCTTCACGACCCTGCCGAGCTGA
- a CDS encoding GntR family transcriptional regulator has protein sequence MTLKIRIAEGGAPYEQVRAQISEQARSGALPVGYRLPTVRGLAEQLGLAANTVAKAYRALETDGVIETRGRNGTFVAAAGSAAEREAAAAAGAYAERVRRLGLSQSEALAAARDAVRAAYAE, from the coding sequence GTGACCTTGAAGATTCGCATCGCAGAGGGGGGCGCGCCCTACGAGCAGGTGCGCGCCCAGATCTCCGAACAGGCCCGCTCCGGGGCGCTGCCCGTGGGGTACCGGCTGCCCACCGTACGGGGGCTCGCCGAGCAGCTCGGGCTCGCTGCCAACACCGTCGCCAAGGCGTATCGCGCGCTGGAGACGGACGGGGTGATCGAGACGCGGGGACGCAACGGAACGTTCGTGGCTGCCGCCGGCTCGGCCGCGGAGCGGGAGGCCGCGGCAGCCGCCGGGGCGTACGCGGAGCGGGTGCGTCGACTCGGGCTCAGCCAGTCGGAGGCTCTGGCGGCGGCCAGGGACGCCGTGCGGGCGGCGTACGCGGAGTAG
- a CDS encoding class I SAM-dependent methyltransferase, with amino-acid sequence MTNIDDGETSRALRTPKNPAAGDSSKTVDWDAEALTFDDEPDHGLRDPVVREAWAARLRDWLPHRARDVLDLGCGTGSLSLLATAQGHRVTGVDASTVMVARARGKLTGHPAVFLVGDAAAPPVGEQRFDVVLVRHVLWTLSDPGRVLRRWCGLLRPGGRLVLVEGVWGTVSPVGIPAERLYELVAPLVSDAVVVWLGDDSPLWGRKVEDERYAVLADL; translated from the coding sequence ATGACCAACATCGACGACGGCGAAACCTCCCGAGCCCTTCGAACACCGAAGAACCCGGCGGCAGGTGACTCTTCGAAGACCGTCGACTGGGACGCGGAAGCACTCACTTTCGACGACGAACCCGATCATGGCCTGCGGGATCCCGTCGTCCGGGAGGCCTGGGCGGCCCGGCTGAGGGACTGGCTGCCGCACCGCGCCCGCGACGTGCTCGACCTCGGCTGCGGCACCGGCAGCCTGTCACTCCTCGCGACCGCGCAGGGGCACCGGGTGACCGGAGTCGACGCCTCCACGGTCATGGTCGCCCGCGCCCGCGGCAAACTCACCGGGCACCCCGCCGTCTTCCTCGTCGGCGACGCGGCGGCCCCGCCCGTGGGGGAGCAGCGGTTCGACGTCGTCCTCGTCCGGCACGTCCTGTGGACCCTGTCCGACCCGGGGCGCGTCCTGCGCCGCTGGTGCGGACTGCTCCGGCCCGGCGGCCGGCTCGTCCTGGTCGAGGGGGTGTGGGGCACGGTGAGCCCGGTCGGCATACCCGCCGAACGACTGTACGAGCTGGTCGCGCCGCTAGTCTCCGACGCGGTGGTGGTGTGGCTGGGGGACGACTCGCCGCTGTGGGGCAGGAAGGTCGAGGACGAGCGGTACGCGGTGCTGGCCGATCTCTGA
- the dnaE gene encoding DNA polymerase III subunit alpha, producing MSAFTHLHTASGFSLRHGASHPERLVERASERGMDALALTDRDTLAGAVRFAKSCAGAGIRPLFGVDLAVGAPVAPVRQARRRAPVRGGAFVDESTPRTTFLAREGATGWAELCRIVSAAHAGAGEAQGRGAGPPLLPWSECAAEGLTVLLGPASDVGRALAAGRPDRAAKLLVPWREIHGDALRLEAVWHGREGTGPGSLRLAARTVGFAAEQRIRPVLSNAVRYADPGMGPVADVLDAARRLVPVDPRGELDSGEAWLKGADAMLAVAERVVEAAGYRRDTAYRLLEQTRATAAECLVDPEDDLGLGTVHFPESHLVGAGRRTAQRALASRVAAGMVRFGYDTRRAYWDRMHQELDVIAHHGFASYFLTVAQVVDDARKMGIRVAARGSGAGSLVNHLLGIAHADPVEHGLLMERFLSKRRTVLPDIDIDVESARRLEVYRAIIARFGAERVATVAMPETYRVRHAVRDVGAALCLDPADIDRIAKSFPHIRARDARAALEELPELRKLAGEKERYGRLWELVEALDALPRGVAMHPCGVLLSDASLLARTPVMPTSGEGFPMSQFDKDDVEDLGLLKLDVLGVRMQSAMAHAVAEVARATGGRVDLDALDFERGAGDPETYQLIRSTETLGCFQIESPGQRDLVGRLQPATFHDLVVDISLFRPGPVAADMVRPFIAARHGRAPVRYPHDDLAEPLRETYGVVVFHEQVIDIVHLMTGCGRDEADRVRRGLSDPESQGRIRVWFAQHAAVKGYDAETIRRTWEIVEAFGSYGFCKAHAVAFAVPTYQSAWLKAHHPAAFYAGLLTHDPGMYPKRLLLADARRRGVPILPLDVNRSAVAHHIELVSDQRESDVELPDVEPTGSSPSGSPGRWGVRLALSDVHGISEAEAARIADGQPYASLLDFWQRARPSRPLAGRLAQVGALDAFGANRRDLQLHLTELHRGSRGAGGSQLPPPLPNVWEVPPAGGRRTAPAGLPDLTSAERLSAELGVLSMDVSRNLMDDHREFLDELGVVPARRLRAARHGETVLVAGAKAATQTPPIRSGKRVVFTTLDDGTGLVDLAFFDDSHDACAHTVFHSWLLLVRGVVQRRGPRSLSVVGAAAWNLAELVELRREGGLDAVAPRLAEPVPRGDGDPTHGRRVHLPTGYEMHPWADLRPAGEEPSKVRKLWHQSPGSAG from the coding sequence GTGTCGGCGTTCACGCATCTGCACACCGCTTCCGGGTTCTCCCTGCGTCATGGCGCCTCGCACCCGGAGCGGCTCGTCGAGCGCGCCTCCGAACGGGGCATGGACGCCCTAGCGCTCACCGACCGGGACACCCTCGCGGGCGCCGTCCGGTTCGCCAAGTCGTGCGCCGGAGCGGGGATCCGCCCGCTGTTCGGGGTGGACCTGGCGGTGGGGGCGCCCGTAGCTCCCGTGCGGCAGGCGCGGCGGCGCGCTCCCGTGCGCGGCGGTGCATTTGTCGATGAGTCGACTCCTCGTACGACGTTCCTCGCCCGGGAGGGGGCGACCGGCTGGGCCGAGCTGTGCAGAATCGTTTCGGCAGCGCATGCGGGCGCCGGCGAGGCCCAGGGCCGGGGCGCGGGTCCGCCGCTGCTTCCCTGGTCGGAGTGTGCCGCCGAGGGCCTGACCGTGCTCCTCGGTCCCGCTTCCGACGTGGGGCGCGCGCTGGCCGCCGGGCGCCCCGACCGCGCCGCGAAGCTCCTCGTGCCCTGGCGGGAGATCCACGGTGACGCCCTGCGCCTCGAAGCGGTGTGGCACGGCCGTGAGGGCACCGGTCCCGGCTCCCTCCGGCTGGCCGCCCGCACCGTCGGCTTCGCCGCCGAGCAGCGGATCCGCCCGGTTCTCAGCAACGCCGTCCGGTACGCCGACCCCGGCATGGGCCCGGTCGCCGACGTCCTGGACGCGGCCCGCCGGCTCGTCCCCGTCGACCCCCGGGGCGAGCTGGACTCCGGTGAGGCCTGGCTCAAGGGCGCGGACGCGATGCTGGCCGTCGCCGAGCGGGTTGTGGAGGCCGCCGGATACCGCCGCGACACCGCGTACCGCCTGCTGGAGCAGACCCGGGCCACGGCCGCCGAGTGCCTGGTCGACCCGGAGGACGACCTCGGACTCGGCACCGTCCACTTCCCCGAGTCGCACCTCGTCGGCGCGGGCCGGCGCACCGCCCAGCGGGCGCTGGCGTCACGGGTGGCGGCGGGGATGGTGCGGTTCGGCTACGACACCCGGCGTGCGTACTGGGACCGGATGCACCAGGAGCTGGACGTCATCGCCCACCACGGCTTCGCCTCCTACTTCCTGACGGTCGCCCAAGTCGTCGACGACGCACGGAAGATGGGTATCCGGGTCGCCGCGCGCGGCTCCGGCGCGGGCTCCCTGGTCAACCACCTCCTCGGTATCGCCCACGCCGACCCCGTCGAACACGGCCTGCTGATGGAGCGGTTCCTCTCCAAACGGCGGACCGTGCTGCCCGACATCGACATCGACGTGGAGTCCGCGCGCCGGCTCGAGGTCTACCGCGCGATCATCGCCCGCTTCGGCGCCGAGCGGGTCGCGACCGTCGCGATGCCGGAGACGTACCGCGTCCGTCACGCCGTCCGTGACGTGGGTGCGGCCCTCTGTCTGGACCCCGCCGACATCGACCGGATCGCCAAGTCCTTCCCGCACATCCGGGCGCGGGACGCGCGGGCGGCGCTCGAAGAGCTGCCCGAACTCAGGAAGCTGGCGGGGGAGAAGGAACGGTACGGCCGACTGTGGGAGCTGGTCGAGGCGCTCGACGCCCTCCCGCGCGGGGTCGCCATGCACCCGTGCGGGGTACTCCTCTCCGACGCCTCCCTCCTCGCCCGTACGCCGGTGATGCCGACCAGCGGCGAGGGGTTCCCCATGTCCCAGTTCGACAAGGACGACGTCGAGGACCTCGGGCTGCTCAAGCTCGACGTGCTGGGCGTGCGGATGCAGTCGGCGATGGCGCACGCGGTGGCGGAGGTGGCGCGGGCCACGGGGGGGCGGGTCGACCTGGACGCCCTCGACTTCGAGCGCGGTGCGGGCGACCCGGAGACGTATCAACTCATCCGTTCCACCGAGACGTTGGGCTGTTTCCAGATCGAGTCGCCGGGCCAGCGGGACCTGGTGGGGCGGCTCCAGCCGGCTACCTTCCACGACCTCGTGGTGGACATCTCGCTGTTCCGGCCCGGTCCGGTCGCCGCCGACATGGTGCGGCCGTTCATCGCGGCCCGGCACGGGCGGGCGCCGGTCCGCTACCCGCACGACGATCTGGCGGAGCCGCTGCGGGAGACGTACGGCGTGGTCGTCTTCCACGAGCAGGTCATCGACATCGTGCACCTCATGACCGGGTGCGGCCGGGACGAGGCGGACCGGGTGCGGCGCGGGCTCTCCGACCCCGAGTCGCAGGGGCGGATCCGGGTCTGGTTCGCGCAGCACGCCGCCGTGAAGGGGTACGACGCCGAGACGATCCGGCGGACGTGGGAGATCGTCGAGGCCTTCGGGTCGTACGGCTTCTGCAAGGCGCACGCGGTGGCCTTCGCGGTGCCGACGTACCAGTCGGCGTGGCTGAAGGCGCACCATCCGGCGGCGTTCTACGCGGGGCTGCTCACGCACGACCCCGGGATGTACCCCAAGCGGCTGCTGCTGGCGGACGCGCGGCGGCGCGGGGTGCCGATCCTGCCGTTGGACGTGAACCGGTCGGCGGTCGCCCATCATATCGAACTGGTGTCCGATCAAAGGGAGTCGGATGTCGAACTGCCGGATGTCGAACCGACCGGGTCGTCTCCGTCCGGTTCCCCGGGCCGCTGGGGTGTCCGGCTGGCACTCTCCGACGTGCACGGCATCAGCGAGGCCGAGGCGGCGCGCATCGCGGACGGGCAGCCGTACGCCTCACTGCTGGACTTCTGGCAGCGGGCCCGGCCGAGCCGGCCGCTGGCCGGGCGGCTGGCCCAGGTCGGCGCGCTGGACGCGTTCGGTGCCAACCGGCGTGATCTGCAACTGCACTTGACGGAGTTGCACCGGGGCAGCCGGGGGGCGGGCGGCAGCCAGCTGCCTCCCCCACTGCCGAACGTGTGGGAGGTACCCCCAGCGGGTGGGCGGCGGACCGCGCCGGCCGGTCTGCCGGACCTGACCTCCGCCGAGAGACTCAGCGCCGAGCTGGGTGTGCTGTCGATGGATGTCTCGCGCAATCTGATGGACGACCACCGGGAGTTCCTCGACGAGCTGGGCGTGGTGCCGGCGCGGCGGCTGCGCGCGGCGCGACACGGGGAGACGGTGCTGGTCGCGGGCGCCAAAGCGGCGACCCAGACCCCGCCGATCCGCTCCGGCAAGCGGGTCGTCTTCACCACCCTCGACGACGGCACCGGCCTGGTCGACCTCGCCTTCTTCGACGACTCCCACGACGCCTGCGCCCACACCGTCTTCCACTCCTGGCTGCTGCTGGTGCGCGGGGTGGTGCAGCGGCGCGGACCGCGCAGCCTCAGCGTGGTGGGCGCGGCGGCCTGGAACCTCGCCGAACTGGTGGAGCTGCGGCGCGAGGGCGGCCTCGACGCGGTGGCGCCCCGACTGGCGGAGCCGGTACCGCGAGGAGACGGCGACCCGACGCACGGCCGTCGCGTCCACCTGCCCACCGGCTACGAGATGCACCCGTGGGCCGATCTGCGGCCCGCTGGCGAAGAGCCCTCGAAGGTACGGAAGTTGTGGCACCAGAGTCCGGGGAGTGCGGGATGA
- a CDS encoding DUF72 domain-containing protein yields MTLFVGTSGWQYEDWRGALYPEGCPTRLWLEEYAARFATVENNNAFYRLPSRETFESWRDRTPPGFVVAVKASRYLTHIKRLREPEEPVHRLMSRAEGLGDRLGPVLLQLPPTLRGDAGLLDTCLGCFPSGTRVAVEPRHDSWWTPEVREVLGSHGAALCWADVRSRPAAPLWRTTDWGYVRFHQGRAAPWPHYGRRSLSTWSHRLADTWPATADVYAYFNNDPHAAAVQDAMTFARTARRAGLRPTRTPERPAAD; encoded by the coding sequence ATGACCCTGTTCGTCGGCACGTCGGGGTGGCAGTACGAGGACTGGCGGGGCGCCCTCTACCCGGAGGGCTGCCCCACCCGGCTCTGGCTGGAGGAGTACGCGGCGCGGTTCGCCACGGTCGAGAACAACAACGCGTTCTACCGGCTGCCGTCCCGCGAGACCTTCGAGTCCTGGCGCGACCGCACCCCGCCCGGCTTCGTGGTCGCCGTGAAAGCGAGCCGGTACCTGACCCACATCAAGCGGCTGCGGGAGCCAGAGGAGCCGGTGCACCGCCTGATGAGCCGCGCGGAGGGTCTGGGCGACCGCCTGGGCCCGGTACTGCTCCAGCTGCCGCCGACGCTGCGGGGCGACGCGGGGCTGCTGGACACCTGCCTCGGGTGCTTCCCCTCCGGCACACGGGTCGCGGTGGAGCCCCGCCACGACTCCTGGTGGACGCCCGAGGTGCGCGAGGTCCTGGGGTCCCACGGCGCGGCCCTGTGCTGGGCCGACGTACGGTCCCGCCCGGCGGCCCCGCTGTGGCGGACGACCGACTGGGGCTACGTCCGCTTCCACCAGGGCCGGGCCGCCCCCTGGCCCCACTACGGCCGCCGGTCCCTGAGCACCTGGTCCCACCGCCTCGCCGACACCTGGCCCGCCACCGCCGACGTGTACGCGTACTTCAACAACGACCCCCACGCGGCGGCCGTGCAGGACGCGATGACGTTCGCACGGACGGCGAGAAGGGCGGGCCTGCGGCCGACGCGCACCCCGGAACGGCCGGCGGCAGACTGA
- a CDS encoding DUF5925 domain-containing protein, with protein sequence MRGEPSVTDHGDMSANPHDALPIRLNVDDSDSPSDVVDALFLGRFATGEQPYAHAANIDRVRSGATLLPPGARVLRAARDDDRSATLAEGDGWTVLISRWNRGADVTVTATTAELAEKVLGQATDGAADEPEPQPENVTMGFWYVSPRRGPHRTTRQISAGTWEEVRPNYTAPVADALDRLMKTTPEDIAGRLLLLHGPPGTGKTSALRTLARSWRDWCQVDCVLDPERLFSDVGYLMDIAIGEEDAGGRDRWRLLLLEDCDELIRGEAKHTAGQALSRLLNLTDGLLGQGRNVLVGVTTNEDLERLHPAVVRPGRCLARIEVGTLTRAEAVHWLGTEEGVGREGATLAELYALRRGTSPTSLPEPRGATDAGLYL encoded by the coding sequence ATGCGCGGGGAGCCCTCGGTGACGGATCATGGCGACATGTCTGCCAACCCACACGACGCACTGCCGATCCGGCTCAACGTCGACGACAGCGACTCACCGTCCGATGTCGTCGACGCGCTGTTCCTCGGCCGTTTCGCGACGGGCGAGCAGCCGTACGCGCACGCGGCGAACATCGACCGGGTACGGTCCGGGGCCACCCTGCTGCCGCCGGGCGCCCGCGTGCTGCGCGCCGCGCGGGACGACGACCGCAGCGCGACCCTCGCCGAGGGCGACGGCTGGACCGTGCTGATCTCCCGCTGGAACCGCGGAGCCGACGTCACGGTCACCGCGACCACCGCCGAGCTGGCGGAGAAGGTGCTCGGCCAGGCCACCGACGGCGCGGCCGACGAGCCCGAGCCGCAGCCGGAGAACGTGACGATGGGCTTCTGGTACGTCTCACCGCGCCGGGGCCCGCACCGCACGACCCGGCAGATCTCGGCCGGTACGTGGGAAGAGGTCCGGCCCAACTACACGGCCCCGGTGGCGGACGCCCTGGACCGCCTGATGAAGACCACCCCCGAGGACATCGCGGGTCGTCTCCTGCTGCTGCACGGCCCGCCCGGCACCGGCAAGACCTCCGCGCTGCGCACACTGGCCCGCTCCTGGCGGGACTGGTGCCAGGTGGACTGCGTCCTGGACCCCGAGCGGCTCTTCTCCGACGTCGGTTATCTGATGGACATCGCCATCGGCGAGGAGGACGCCGGCGGCAGGGACCGCTGGCGGCTGCTGCTCCTGGAGGACTGTGACGAACTGATCCGCGGCGAGGCCAAGCACACGGCCGGCCAGGCGCTCTCCCGTCTGCTGAACCTCACGGACGGCCTCCTCGGCCAGGGCCGCAACGTCCTGGTCGGCGTCACCACCAACGAGGACCTGGAGCGCCTCCACCCCGCCGTGGTCCGCCCCGGCCGCTGTCTCGCCCGTATCGAGGTGGGCACCCTGACCCGCGCGGAGGCGGTGCACTGGCTGGGCACGGAGGAGGGCGTCGGCCGCGAGGGCGCGACCCTGGCCGAGCTGTACGCGCTGCGGCGCGGCACCTCGCCCACATCACTGCCGGAGCCGAGGGGCGCCACGGACGCGGGCCTGTACCTGTAG